In the Streptomyces formicae genome, one interval contains:
- a CDS encoding response regulator transcription factor, translating into MSLRVLLADDEHLIRGALAALLALEDDLVVVAEAATGPEALAMARAHRPDVAVLDLEMPGADGVRVATSLRDELPECRTMIVTSHGRPGHLKRALAVGVRGFVPKTVSAQKLAEIIRSVHAGNRYVDPELAADAISAGDSPLTAREAEVLELAADGAPVAEIAERAALSQGTVRNYLSSAATKVGAENRHAAVRLARERGWV; encoded by the coding sequence GTGAGCCTGCGCGTCCTGCTCGCCGACGACGAGCATCTGATCAGGGGCGCGCTCGCCGCCCTGCTCGCCCTGGAGGACGACCTCGTGGTCGTCGCCGAGGCGGCGACCGGGCCCGAGGCGCTCGCCATGGCGCGGGCGCACCGGCCCGACGTCGCGGTGCTCGATCTGGAGATGCCGGGCGCCGACGGTGTGAGGGTGGCCACATCGCTGCGCGACGAACTCCCCGAGTGCCGGACCATGATCGTGACGAGTCACGGCAGACCGGGACATCTCAAGAGGGCCCTCGCGGTGGGCGTGCGCGGCTTCGTGCCGAAGACCGTGAGCGCCCAGAAGCTCGCCGAGATCATCCGCTCCGTACACGCAGGAAACCGTTACGTGGACCCGGAGTTGGCGGCCGACGCGATCTCCGCGGGAGACTCGCCGCTGACCGCGAGGGAGGCCGAGGTGCTCGAACTCGCCGCCGACGGCGCGCCCGTCGCGGAGATCGCCGAACGCGCCGCGCTCTCCCAGGGGACCGTCCGCAACTACCTCTCGTCGGCGGCCACCAAGGTCGGTGCCGAGAACCGTCATGCGGCAGTGCGTCTCGCACGCGAGCGAGGTTGGGTATAG